Genomic window (Apodemus sylvaticus chromosome 22, mApoSyl1.1, whole genome shotgun sequence):
GACCTGGCAGAGTGCCAGTGCTGTAGCCCAGTTTGTAGAGTGCCCGGAGTTTGATTCCTTATGTAACATAAAATGGGTGCAGATTGtctcatcccagcactaggaaggtagagggagaaaggtcacaagttcaaggccatcctctgctacttagcaagtttgagaccagcacaGGACTCTTAAGTGTGAGGAAGGGGTACTCTTCCCTTGAAACTCAGTTTCCTGCACATCTCCatttgttcaaaaaaaaaaaaaacaaaaacaaaacctcaaaaatCAGATAGTAAAGGAGAGGGTGTGGCTATGCggctaaaaaaataaatgtagaatGGTTATTCTCCCTTTAGACGTGAGTCGCTCAAAGTGGCTTGTGGACGCCAGCATCAGCATCCACATTatcagcatcagcaccagcatCCATGTCAGAGTCAGCATCATTGTCCCACAGGCAGGATCACGGGTCCACCCCTAGACTTACTGGACCAGAAGTTTGCATCCCAGCCCCCTTCCCAGAGGTCTCCCTGGGACTCTTTATTTTGAGAAACGGTGCTTCAGGGCGTCAGAGTCACCCGAAGGGCCAACACCTCAGCTGGTTTTAACACAAAACTGTGGGTCAGATTGTGCAGTTTTGGGGGTGTGCTTAAGAATTTGTTTCTGGTTCATGCTGGAGAGCTGCTGGGTGCCCCAGGGATCACACGGAGAACAGTGGCACACCAGCCTCTCAAAGCGGGAAGAGCCCAGAACCATCTGGAAACTCAAGAGGGTTTTAAGGTTACTATTTAAAACCTTAATTGTGAGACAGGTTTCTGAGTGAACAGGCTGGCTTCGACCTTGTTGTGTCTTCAAGGATGGCTGTGAGTTCCCAACCCTTCCGACTCCACGTGAGGCTGAGTGTTTCACTTGGAAAATTATGTTTTCCCGGCTGACccggaactcactgtgtagaccaggctggcctcacactccaGAGGTCTACCTCCCTAGCGCTGAGATTAAAGTTGAGCACCACCACCCTTGGCTGTTGTTATTATTGAAGACtttatttacgtgtgtgtgtgtgtgtgtgtgtgtgtgtgtgtgtgtgtgtgtctatatgtgcgtTTGTGAACTTCAGTGCAGGCGGCTGGGGACCAGAGGGGAATCAGATTTCGAGCTGTGGCAGGTGACTGTGAACCCCTGATGTGAGTGCTGCCGtctggcccctcccccaccctaagGAGGAGCAGTGtgttgttaactgctgagccgtgaCTCTCGCCCTCCACCTCATTTCTAAAAATGTTTGTGTATGCAAGTGGAGCCAGAGATTGATGTGAGATGTCTTCCTCAGTTACCCCCCTCCTTAGTCATCTTAAAAGATGTGTTTATGTTTGTAGGTGTGTGGGCCTGCAGTCACCCGAAGAGAACAGCTTTGGGgacttggttctttccttccgCTATAGACTCAGGAGACTCAGGCACTCAACTCAGGTCATCGCCTGCCCTCTTATCTTTATTTGGGTCTCGCTGtattgtccaggctggcctaaagCTACAGCATCCAAGCGTACTAGGACTATAAGCAAGCACCAACATACCTAGCCTGGGGGTCACCTGCTTCTGAGCCTCACTGCACTTACACCTAGAATAAGGATATGGGAAAAGAAAGAACCAAGATATAGAAAGTGTAAATTCCATATTGATTGCGCATCATTCTCAGAGAGCTTTGGGTACCAAGTCTGTGAAACTGTCAGCTTACACCAGAAGGAGCATCGAGAACTCCCCCCAGGCACAAACCACACCCAAACCACACCCAAACACCCGTTTTTCACAGAGAGATCCTTTATTAAGTATGTAAGAAAAGTTAAGTGGCCACTTTCTGACTCAGGCAGAAAAACAGCAGCCAATGGCCTTGCAGGTGTAATTTTTATGAAGAGGAAAAAGGGCAGTCTGTTAGACTGGGCTATGATGAATTGGTATATTTTGACTgagcatgttaattaggtgacaCAAAGGGGGTTTTggttgctggacttcaatacatggatagctggaccttggtggcCAGCCTCAGAGGAGGAAGTGGACAAATAAGGGACCGTGGGGGCTAGCTTTAGGACTGTTAACAgctttttagcaaggcagagggtatgaatgggagagaagggcaaggcctgccagagccaagCTCACCCTGCTGGAGCCCGACTCCCTTCAATGACTCCCACACCAGGAGCACACTCGGTACAGCCTCCAAGGAGGGTGGGAATGCTGGGACCAGTCACCACCCAGTTTTACTGATGGAAACTTAATGGGAGGACTCACTTCCAGATCCTGGGAATGGGGAACCTCTGTTCTCTGATGCACAGCGAGAGGAAGTGGGGACTGCAGAAGGAGCCTCCTCTGAGATCTTTGTCCTCAGCAGCTCCCTGGGTGGCTCGACGGACCACCCACATGCATGCCAATAGGCTGGGAGCTTGCATGGCTCGGGCTCAGGTTTGGGGAGGGCATGGGATGGTCAGCTTAGCTGAAGAGCAGTAGAGCCTTCCTGAGTAGCTGTCGGGAGCTAGCATCTGCCATCTGCTTCAGTATGGGTAGGGACATGATCATAGCCTTCAGTCACAGAGAGGGGTATCCTCAAGGCCTGGCTGTTTCCATGATAAAGGTAGAGGGTGAGCAGAAGTTTTCAGGGTTCACTTCTTGGGGTGGCTCCTGTCGGGCTCACAGAGGCGAAGGGAGCAGATAGCTCGCATGTTGCCAGCTGCTCACAGACCCAGGCCTCCAGGTAGCTACGGCAGAAGGCGTCGTTCCACTGGCCGGATCCCCGCATCATCACGCAGTCCTCACCCTGACCCCCATTGTTGGGCTCCCCAGGATTCCAGTTGCTGGAACAGGAAACACCTCTAGTCATAGGACGTGATTAAGGAGATGTCCCATCTCTGCAGACCCTCCCCCTGTTAGCCTCCTTTCATAGCACAGGTTTCACCTTTGGGGAGCTGTCCCTGGGactcctccacctccttcatgAGGCACAAGAAACACCTTTCCAGTTTGTGCTGCTTGCTTCTTCAGGGCCCTATAGCCAAGGCGGTCTAGGATTTTCCTTCGTCTGTAGCCCATAGGACCCTTTCCCTGAGCCCCGGACTGTTTCTCCTACCTTACTTGTTTCCTGGGGTTCCCCTTACCTGTAACTCAAAGGGCTCCCATCCGTCCATACAAACTCTCCCTCCATATTGAGATCCTGGAGGCCAATCCAGGAATCCTCCTTGTTGCTGTGTTGCATCAGGAAGTCCTAGGTAGAGGTGGATATGGTCCTTGCCGCCTATTTCAGAAGGCCAGGGTGGGATCCTACGCCGCACTCCCCCCACCTACTGCCACCCTGCTGCCCACAGTCTCCAGAGTCCAAGTACCTGCTCCTTTTGGCTGTGGATGCTAACTAGCCGCCCTCCCAGGTCGCTGCAGGTGAACCTGGCCTGGATCCACTGCTTGGAGCCTTTGCCAAAATAGTAGCACTTCTGTTGGAAATGGAGCCAGTCCTTGGGACATACATTGCACGCAGTTCCTGGGGTCACACATTGAACAGAGGCTCAGGAACACTGTGGTGGGTAACGTTTCTCCTGTAGTCACGCAGGGATCGGGGCTGGAGGACCTGTTCTGTTCTGCCAAGCTTAAAGCCTAACCCTGCCAGTCTGCTGCAGATTGCTTTCTGCATGGAATCTCCAAAACTGGCCAGTTCTTTGGTAAGATCTTCCCAACCACTAACAATGTCACCacagatagctcagtagttagcGGAATGGCACTAGCCTCAGCTACAGGGGTCAGCAACAAACAGCCGAGGCCACCAGAGCTCCCCGCCAGCATTGTAAAACACTTCCAGTGCCAAAGTTATTAGCTTCTTACAATTAACACTTCATGGTTAGCATCAGATACTACTCAGATACTCCCCAGCTTCAGACACCTTAGCTACCCCACGCCCAGACACCTCAGTTACCCTCTACTCCTAAAGAGACCTCTCCTTCCCCCAGCTCTGCAGGCACTTCAGCTACCCACACCCTCACAGAGATCGCagccactcccccaccccccagacactTCAGCCATAGCAAAGATTAAGAGCATgtgtggctcttgcagaggaccccagttctgTCCCGAGCACCCACGCtaaacagctcacaactgcctgtaacgcCCAGCTCTTTGAATCTGGTCTCGACAGATGTAAAACTCAGAACTTGCATAGTACCCACACCTCTGCctcataattaaaactaaaatagataTGAAAAATGGTCAAgggatatttgaaaaaaatcaaaaggaaagaaatgaaaagagggagggagggaaaagggaaggagggagagaaacacacacacacacacacacacacacacagagagagagagagagagagagagagagagagagagagagagagagctgaactCAGATTAGATTCCAGGGACCAGATGCCTCAGTGGGCAAGCATTGAGCACAGGGCCTGAGTTGGATCTTGTGGATGTATCAGCAATTCtagttctcctgtggcaaggTGGGAAGcagagtgtatgtatgtagttggagtgtgctgtgtgtgtggtctgtgtatatgcgtgtgtaaagtggtctgtgtatgtatatatttggtgtatgtttatgtagtctgtatatgtggtgtgtgtgcatgtgatgtgtatgtttgtgttctaTATATATGGTGCATGTGCAGTGtgatgtatgttgtgtgtgtacatatgtgacgTGTGTATGGCTTTACGTGTTTTTGTAtatggtgtggtgtgcatgtggtgtatttgtgtatatatgtgaggtatgttgtgtgtgtatacatggtgTATACGCATGTGCGTACTAAGAGAAAGGGTAAGTAGTGGGAAATCTGTGAGCAATGAACCTGACCTTTCTTCTTCACCCCAAGAAACCACAGGGGTTTTCTGCTGGGATCCCCAGAGCCACACGTCCCAGGGGATGGGGACTCCTTCTGGCCAAGCAAAGTTCCTTCCTTCTCTTATCCCGTTGGGGCAGCTGGGACTTtccagaagtgggagggggggaAGCCAGGGGCCATGAGGCATGGGGGGCACAGCAGCCTCGTTCTTATCCCGTGCTACAGGGTGTTACAGGCACTGCAGTGGCTCTTGTGGCAAGCTGGTTGGCCCGCTGTGCAACGTTCCCACCATCTGTCCTATCCCTGGGGTAACGTCATGTCACTAAGTGGGCCAGTCTAGGGAGGCTGCTGTGGTGAGGGTGAGGCGGCACAGAAGGAGAGAAGACATCATGGGATTATGGAAGCGTGGAAAGGGAAAGGAGCCCCTCACGCTGGAGTCTGGTAGGAGCCTCTCCAAAGCAGAGAGGCAAGACTTTCAGCACAGCTAGCATTTGCTTTGGAGGCTGCCTGCACAGAGACAATGCACGGACATCTCTATACTCTTCCCACATATGGATATTTTATATTAAGGCAACAGTGAGCAGTGGCCTCGGGCTGGACTTCAGTCCTCTGCCAGCTATGCCCTAGGATTACCAAACAAGACTGCTGGTTCTGTCTACAGTAAAGAAGTCCTGTCCTCTTGCACCCCTGTGGATCTTTTACCAATTGTCACCCTCTTGGGAACTGCCCTGGGGTTATTTAAATTCTCTGGGCCAGCATGAGGACCTCAGTTTGGATCCCCAGATTGGGTTAGAGCTGggcaccccccccccagggcaggtgtgaggtagaggaaggagaatcCCTGGATATTCatcagccagccagcctggtatatataATGGATAGCAACAACAAATCTTATCTCAAACAAAATGGAAGGCAAGGACTGACACCCGAGATTgccttctgacttccatacatgTACCATGCCATATGTACACATTTCCCCATCctcctacaccacacacacacacacacacacacacacacacacctttaataggCCTTTGAAGATAACCTCAAAGCCGGAGAGTCCTCACGTGGCTCTGTCTTTCCTTAAGGACCTGTTCTTTCTTTGTCTTAACTCTTGCGCTTGCATTTACGTTGGGGCTAGTGATAGGGCTTAGTGgctaaaggagcttgctgctgcTAAGTATGAACTCCTGAGTTCAATCACCAGAACCGAAGTGCTAGAAGGAGAgtaccaactcctgaaagttgtcctctgacctccacacacatgccacgGCATGTATTtcctccccacacacatgcacataaagtaaataaaatgtaaaaataattaaaaaaaatctcgtTAAAAATCTCTCTGGATAAACTCCAATTCTTCATCACATTGGCTTGTCCTGAAATTCCTCTGAATCAAAGACAAAGATCCTGTTTGACGGAGTTGAGATCCCTAGAGAGCTGAGGAACCTCCTCAGGCTGCTTCCAGGGGTCACGATATGGAGCTGTTCCTCTGTCCCTGCCCGGGACAGGGCCCTGACAGGGCTCCTGATGACCACATCTCCCTGCCTGGCTAGGCAGACAACAGGAATGGAGGAAAACTAGTGGTGGCTAGCTTTATCCTGGACGAGGAAGGCGGTGTGGACCCCACCCCCATCAACAGAGGGTGTTCTTTGATGTCCCCATCTATCTTGGTCCCCGCGTCAACTCAGATCCACGAACATCCCATAGAACTTCTGTCACACCATGCCACACAATTGTGTCAGCACAGACACCTCACACAGAATGTCACAGTAGTTGGTTACAGGCCACCGTTGATGGCAGGTCAGGCTCACTCACCCTTCGACATCAGTATCTCTATCCACAGCTTTGTCACCTCTCCCTGGAGTTTCTCCAGAGCATCTGAGGCTGCGCGCTTCTCATTCAAGCCTAGGGAGACCAGGGATGGGCGTGGCATTCAGGGACTGACTGGCACCTGCCGGGACCACGCCCATCTCACGCCCTTTGCCCTTTCCTCCGGCCATTCAAGTCTCACCCAGGGATTTGATGTTGACTAGATCCTCTTGGAGTCTGTTCAGGTTCTGGGAGAGTTCAGCGTCTGAAAGGTGTGGAGATGGTGCAGATTCAGACACTGCCCGGCATCTCCCAGCAGCACACCTTGCCACTCATCCAGCCCTTTCCCCTGGTCTTCCCACATCTCACTCTGGGATCTGACGCTGATTAGATCCTCCTGGAGTTCAGTGAGGTTCTGGGAGAGTTCAGAGTCTGAAAGGTGTTATGTCTGCTCTCAGAGATGATACTTACCGGTCAGGTCACCCTGAGAGGGTGCTTGCGggtcctcctctccctcatcctTTCATCCCCACGCCCGGTCCTGACTCCAGCCTCCAACCTCCGTATTCACGTGGTTCTTGGGATGGGGGGGTCCcgcctcccccccaacccccccacttACCCTGAGCTTTCATTTGCTTCTGTTCAGCTTGAAGCTCTTGCAAGTTCTGTGACATCCGAACAGCTACCCAGAGAGCAGAACTCAGGGATGACAAG
Coding sequences:
- the Fcer2 gene encoding low affinity immunoglobulin epsilon Fc receptor isoform X1, which translates into the protein MEENEYSGYWEPPRKRCCCARRGTQLVLVGLLSTAMWAGLLALLLLWHWETEKNLKQLGDSAIQNVSRVTKDLQNYQSNQLAQKSQAVRMSQNLQELQAEQKQMKAQDSELSQNLTELQEDLISVRSQNAELSQNLNRLQEDLVNIKSLGLNEKRAASDALEKLQGEVTKLWIEILMSKGTACNVCPKDWLHFQQKCYYFGKGSKQWIQARFTCSDLGGRLVSIHSQKEQDFLMQHSNKEDSWIGLQDLNMEGEFVWTDGSPLSYSNWNPGEPNNGGQGEDCVMMRGSGQWNDAFCRSYLEAWVCEQLATCELSAPFASVSPTGATPRSEP
- the Fcer2 gene encoding low affinity immunoglobulin epsilon Fc receptor isoform X2, producing the protein MNSQNQGYWEPPRKRCCCARRGTQLVLVGLLSTAMWAGLLALLLLWHWETEKNLKQLGDSAIQNVSRVTKDLQNYQSNQLAQKSQAVRMSQNLQELQAEQKQMKAQDSELSQNLTELQEDLISVRSQNAELSQNLNRLQEDLVNIKSLGLNEKRAASDALEKLQGEVTKLWIEILMSKGTACNVCPKDWLHFQQKCYYFGKGSKQWIQARFTCSDLGGRLVSIHSQKEQDFLMQHSNKEDSWIGLQDLNMEGEFVWTDGSPLSYSNWNPGEPNNGGQGEDCVMMRGSGQWNDAFCRSYLEAWVCEQLATCELSAPFASVSPTGATPRSEP
- the Fcer2 gene encoding low affinity immunoglobulin epsilon Fc receptor isoform X3, which encodes MEENEYSGYWEPPRKRCCCARRGTQLVLVGLLSTAMWAGLLALLLLWHWETEKNLKQLGDSAIQNVSRVTKDLQNYQSNQLAQKSQAVRMSQNLQELQAEQKQMKAQDAELSQNLNRLQEDLVNIKSLGLNEKRAASDALEKLQGEVTKLWIEILMSKGTACNVCPKDWLHFQQKCYYFGKGSKQWIQARFTCSDLGGRLVSIHSQKEQDFLMQHSNKEDSWIGLQDLNMEGEFVWTDGSPLSYSNWNPGEPNNGGQGEDCVMMRGSGQWNDAFCRSYLEAWVCEQLATCELSAPFASVSPTGATPRSEP